Sequence from the Cryptococcus neoformans var. neoformans JEC21 chromosome 1, complete sequence genome:
AAGAAGTAAGTTACACTTGGTAGCAACTGTGCACTAATGACTCAGATTATTTCACGTCCGACCGTTAATGGGCCTCCTATCGTCACTCATAATACCTCCCGGTCCTATACTCAGCGTCCCGCAGGTCCCATGCTTTCCGGCGATGGCTTTGTTGGTGAACCAAAAAGTGTAGCAGGCAGTGTAGCGTATTCCTCTGGACATGGTCACTTGCCTGCTGGCGCGCCCTCGGCTGTCTTTGCCGATCCAGCACGTCCAGTAACTGGGATAAACACTCTTCCTGCATTTTCCGAGGACCGCCTGTCCACGGCCGCCCATATAGAGGACCATTATTCTAATCACGAAAACATCATGGCACAACCTCAACCAGCAATTCCTCATCAAAGTGCTATGCATGAGACTCGTACTGTCACTCCACGCCCGACTCCTGCCGATGTTAGGGGCACGTCACTCCAACATACTTCACAACCCTTGGCCCCTATTGGCAACTCAGCTCCTTCTGATGGAGCCCCATCTCACGTCTCTGGGGGGTTCCCTGCGAATTCTGCTGCCGGCCACGTTCCTTCTCAGGTCGGTATGCGTCCGACTCCATCGTCTGCGGCCGATAGCCCTCATGTAGCCCATACCGTAAACAATGCCCCAAACGAAAAGAAACCTGCTGATGCTTGGGATACCAATCACCCTAGACCTGGGAACCCTACAGAATTGTCGAATTTGCCCATTACTGATACCGTTGCGAAGGATCATTCAACGTCGAATGGCGCACATGACTCCCACATCGACCCGGAAGGGGCACGTCTAACGGAATTAGATCCTCCCGTTCCTACGGCTGCTACCGACGGCTCTAAGAAGAGTGGTGTCCATTGGGACCCGAGGATACCCACAAAAGAAGTGCCGCTACATCAAGATCGAAGTCTCGAGTGAGTACCGCAATCTCTATTTCGCGTCATGTGCTAAACTTCGGTGTAGACTGTCTTCAGATAATCCTCCACGTGCAACAGATTTTGCGAATGTTCCTTCAGGATCTAACGCAAGCCCTTCGGGTGGGGCTGCTGATAAGGCTCCTGCCTTCCTTGGTGATGCAGGCGCTTCAAGCGCACATGCTGCCCAACCGGGCCCAGATCAGACACCGGGGCTACATAGGGCACATCCGTCTGGTATCCTTCGCAGACACAAATCGAAGGAAAGCGTCAGACCTTCGCGTGACCCTAAATCCGTCGATCATCCCCCGACTATGGCAGAACTGGCAGAAGAGGGCAGAGATCTTACGGCGCAGCCCGGAGGTCAGACAATTCATGTACCCACTCATCCCACTTCTGCTTCACCCAACAAGCTTAAAAAAACCATATCGTCTTTCACGGAAGGTAACATGGCAGACCCTCAAATTGTTGCCAACAATGTTCCAAGCGAAAGCGCCTTAACATCTCAAGCAGCATCTCGGGCTCCTTCTGTACATTCTGCAATGCCTCCACATGAATCTTTACAGGCTTCCACTCATCAACCCGCGGTTCTTGAAGAGGTATTACTTCCCGATGGAAGGACCGCTTACATCGAGAGGAATACCCCTTCTACGGCCGGCGCCTCTGCTGCACCCCTGCCTTTTGGAGCCCTATCCGTGAGGAGCCTTGCCCCGGCTTCCGACCATCCAGATTCTCCAAGCTTGTCGCCTCCGCCACCTGGTGCTCGCCCTCCTAGTACCCTCAAAAAGATTTCTTCTCCTAGCACAAGTGATGAGACTGAACATACAAACGTTTCAGTCGCTCCCAAGCCGCTTACTGATGGAGCTACAAGCCGTGCCCCAACTGAGTCTGAACTAGGCAAGGGTCATTGCAGCGTCTGCTGTCCACATGGGGCCCGTTTGCCTACAGGTATTCCTATAGAAGCTTGTGCTCATCAGAATGGTGCTTTGGGCGAAGCCGTTCCTGGCACATCTAATAAACCTGCAGCGCCCTCTGGACCTCGCTCTCAAAAGTCTATCGATAGATTTAATAGGTCCCCATCTATTCATGGGATTCCGACACCGGAAGGCTCTATTattggggaggaagaattacctttggaggaaggggcGATCCCGGCCGAAGGCTCTACACGATCTGGTCCTATGGTGCCCTCTAATAAATTGACAAAAGGACGAAAACCGCCCAGTTTGACGCCAGAGGAAGCCATGGAAGACGCGAGGAAACTTGCAGGTTTGTCATCCTTCAGGTGCCAAAATTCTGCCAGTTACTGACGCTCTGTAGTGAAACAAAAGGCTGCCGCTGAACAAGCCGTCTCCGAGAAGGCTGAACGGGAGGCGAAAGCTGCTGAAAAAGAGGCCAAAAGGCGGCTGGCAGACGAAAGACATCGTCAGAATATGGAGGCTTTGGCCAACTTGCAAAAAATTCTGGTAAGTGTCATTTCTAACAAACGTCATCTCCTCTAAGTTCGGAATAGGACGCCCTCGCAGAGGAACATCAAGCGGAGAAGGCAacggaaggagagaagtCTAAGGAACAGGAGGAACGAAGAGGGGACAAAGCAGCGAGAGACAAGAAGATAACCGAAGCTCTGGATAAGCTAGTTGCCGAGAGGGACgaagccaagaagaaggcagcaGCGGATGATAAGAAGCCCGGTGAGTAACAGAAATGTTACGAAATGTATGCCTCTGATCTTTCAAGCAGGGACCCAAGCTATTCTGGATGCTCTCAAGACCGCTGGGGACGGGCAAGCAGCTTTCCTGAAGAAGCTTGCGGCCGATATCATGGAGCAGAACTCCAATCAACATCAGCTCACTCAGCAAGCTGCTCAGGCATCTGCTCGAGAACAGGTCGGCTTCAACTTAGCCGGATACCTTGACGACTTCTCCAAGGCTCTTTCTGTCAGTATTTTGGAGCTTCATAGTATTGACTGTGGCGCTGATGTAGCCTTAAGGGCGAGGTCCGTGTCTTGCTTAAAGAAGTAGGAGATCTGCGAGAATCTAGGCGAGCATTGTACATGTGAGTCTCCAGCGCCTTTATTGCTGTGCGTGCTTTCTAATATATGACTTTCAAGGGAGCTTGCCGAACTTCTTCTTATGAAAGGACGTCAATCTGCAGGGCAAGTGTTTATGCTTGATGACGCTATGTATAAACTAACCGACTCTGCAGGGACCTGATGGCCATCTTGCCCTACCCTGTGAATCCGCCTAAAAACCCAGTAGCTGAAAAGAAGGTAAGAATGATTCCAAAGCTGCTTCTTCGAGGCTAATGGACCGTGCGTTacaggaggaaaagaagcccCCTGCGCAACCTAAACCTCCCGCTGGAGTTCCCGCTTGGGCTGGTTGGGCCCCTCCCTTGCCCCCTATGGTCGGTACCcggcctcttcctcaacctgGAGCCATTAAcatgggtggtggtgctgTCCCAGCACCGCCTCCCCCGACTGGAGTAAGTGTAAGAGCATTATAGAAAGACTGTTTGCTAACGAATGTTCAGGGCCGACCGCTACCCCAAGTGTAAATAAAGATTTCGCAGCTGATTTCTGTATAATAGAATTGTGAATCTTATTATCATCTCTTTTTGCATGTGCTTTTGCCGCGCACTCTTTTATCATATAAAAATATATTTTTAGCGTGTTTAGATTTGTTTGGATTATATTCTTTTCACGAATTACGAAATGCATAAAATAATATAGTCTGCTGATAGTAAAATTATATTATGCGGACGTCGAAGATAAGTAATCACGTGACTCACGGTTACTTCCGAAATACTCTCTTACCACTGTAGAAGGCAAATTTCTAGAAGCTGTTGTTAGATTCAACAATTGTAGCCTCTTCTGCAAACATCAACTTTCAAAGGTCATGTTGAGACCCAGCATAGTCAGAAAGGTAGCCAGGATCAGGCATGCCAGACTTGCTTGCCAAAATTTACACACGTAAGTTGGCCAACGCTCATTACTCCCGCCAGCTGATGTTTGAGCAGACAAGATAcatatcctccttccttccattccttgTCGGAGAAGAGTACCACGCAAACCTCATCTGAAAGAAATTTCCCTCTCTATAAACCCCAGAAGCATGCCCAAGAAATACCTCTAACTGCAGACACTCTTgcagctcttccttccgAACAAGCTCTCTCCCGACAACTCAAACGGCGTGTCACCCAAAAAGCAGTCGAAAATCTTCCGGAATTCACCGAGGATGAGTTGAGGGATTTCTACGCAGCCTTGGTTAAATCCGGATCCAAGGACAATGGCGGGATATATCAAGCGCTGGAAGCGCCTTCAGAGACAAAGAAAATCCCTATGCCGAAaaaagagagggaagaaatCTTAACGGGCATGGCGGGAAGGCTGGTTGGGGAGGGGGGGCTTGCCCTGCCAAACGGTTCTACGCGATATGGTAAATCTTTGGAGCTTGTTGTAAATGAAAACCAGTCTTCCGATGCTCCTTACGCCATTCTTGATGTCTTGTCCCAAGCAGCCATATTGAGTGGTCCGAGTGAGACAAGCAAAGGGAAGGCAATGGAAGGTCAACTGCCCCTTAGAAGCCTTGAAGTACCTTTGGGATTGGTCACGTCCAAAGAATGGGATGCTCTTTTCCAGGAATTTGTAAGCCTTTTCTGGATCAAATATGATATACCTGCTCACTATTCGTAGATACGGAAAGGAGATGCTGCAGCTGCCGAGTCTCTTTTGGACATTATGGATGTAAGCGACATTGAGATATGTGAGAGTAACCCACACTGACAGTCATTCGGTAGGCCCATGGTGTCCCAGTCGGTATCGAACGTATAAACAGCGTCATACATGTCTATGCTCTTCAAGGTCGTTCTGAAGATGTGGCTCGTTTAACCTTGGATGTCACTGCAAGTAAGTTATATCTTTTCCGTCTCGATCATCACCATAATCTTATAATGCGACATAGTGGGCGAAACTGTCTCGTCAGATCAGCAAGATGATTATATTCTGTCTATCCTCCGGCAAACACCATCTAATCCCGGTCCGGCGATTGCCCGCCTCCGTCAAGCTGAAATAGCTGGCACTCCTTTCCCCCAATCGTCCTATCAAGTCGTCATCTCACATCTCACTTCACCGTCTTCCATCGTCCAACCAAACTCTCATACTCGGGCAGTTGCTTGGGACTTGTTTGCCCATATGCGTCTAACTGCGCATCCTACTCCGACGCGGGAGCTGTATACGACAATGATCAAGTCATGTGGTGAAGCCAGTCAGCCTGAACCCGAGCGAGCGAGGGATCTGTGGATTGAAATGACAGAGCAGGAGAAAATTGAGCCTAGCACGGAAGCTTATAACGCGATCATCAAATCTCTAGGAAGTACGAAGAAGGACTACCTCGAAGCATTTGACTTGCTTCGGCAGATGCTGGTCAAGCACAATGAGGCAGTATTCGTCccttttgaagaagaagacggtaTCCCAAGGTTCAGCGAGTATGTCCCAACGCTAGAAACGTTTGCGTCGGTACTAGAAGGGACGAAGCGGGCAGGAGACGTCAATCGAGCCAGATGGGTCTTATCAGAGGTCATTAAACTATCAAGAGCCGGCCAGGCCCTGAACGTGCCAaagtggaaggaagggccTAGTGGTGATTTGATGGCGGCTGTGTTCATGACTTATGCAGCTTGGAATCCAGTGCTGCGCAAGAGAGAGGTCAAAATGAAGCAAGCTTCGGAGAAGCCATATGGAGCAGCGTCCGAAACGGCGGTCgtcgagaaggaagagcatAGGCTTTCGAAGGGCGAAGAGTTCCTCAACGTGGATGTTCTGCAAGACGTGGTTGAGCCTTCTGCCGGCTCTTCGTCGATTGAGTATACTCTTGAAGAACCGCCTGTCAATGATTTTTTCACCCCGCTGTCAAGCGCTGACGCGATCCGCGAGTGCACGAGTCTTTTCCACCGCATCCTCTCCGATATccagtcttcttcctccacctctgaTTTCCTACCTTTTCGCCACGTATATATTACGCCAAAGCTCATCAATTCGTATATCTCTGTGTACAATGCTCATGGCCCGTCCCTGTCATCTGTGAAAGATGTGTACGATACCGTGTGGGAAGAAGCGTCGAGCGTCACTGGTCGTTCCGTCAGACCCAACGCCTGGACTTTTATCCCTCTGCTCGAGAAATGTGCTTCAGGATCTCGAGGGGGTATATACCCGGCCGACCGATCCCTAGCTCTCTCCTGGGGACGTGCCCTGTGGTCGTCATACCTCGCATTCTTCAAAtccgcttcttctgaaCTCGCTTCGATCCCATCCTCTGAACACCTCACTATCCAGCGTCGCAAGTACCTCTTCGGTTTAGGCGACAGGCAGACTGAAAAAATGTGGAAGGCTGTTATCAAACTCGAGGCTTTGCACGGCGACGTTGATGAAGCAATGAGGTTGCTTGAGGAATTCCATGCGACGTATAAGCCCAGTGCTATCACACAATTGTACGCACCGTTGCCGGAAGTGGGCCTGCAGCTGAAAATGTTCACACCGGCCATGACGCCCGAGGCAGATGTACCTCCTCTCTTGTTGTTTGATGATATCAAGCCTCTGCATCAGCGGTTAGTGAGGGAAGCAAGGGCCAAGGATATTAAAAAGGTCAAGTGGATAGCGGCGGGTTACGAAAAGTCgttgaagacgaggaagggatggaggatgaagggtgTGGGACAACAGAGAGAAAAGTCGAGGGCAAAAGATTTAGAACGGCTTCTCGCCCAGCAAggcgagatggagaggCTCGAGTGAGGGAAAAGACAAGCTGAATACCCTTATTTGTATATACCCTGCACAAGAATAACCTTGGAAAGGCAAAATGCAACAAACTGCTCATCATACGCAAAACGTGATACATACAGTACATGTCTCTATACCTCTATGGTATCAAGATTttaaaaataaaaatgaaTGATGGGCGACGATGTGTATGTATAAAAGTCCGTCCCTCGAAGAACCAGCCAACAACGGTAGTGGTGATGGATCGACCAGCGATCATCTGTCGTTCCTcatgtctttttcttcttcatctgctCGTCCCGATCACTGGCATAgcccctttcctcctcttcatccataccatcttcacctttgCCCGAGACGTGACGCGAGCCGTCGACCCAGATGGACTCGTGAAGCCTTTCACCTTTCCCCTCGCGTTTTGCACGACACCACATACCGACGCTGGGATCGGTGATGAATTTCCAAGTGACATACGGCCACGAAGcatgagaaggaagggggtCGTAGAATTCATGAGCAATTCGATGAAGTTCGGGTAGACGGGTCCATGGGACGGAAGGGAAATCGTGGTGTTCGTTATGGTATCCTACCTGTGTATGTAATGTGTAAGCACAAGCGGGCTACTGAACTGATTTCTGGGGATATCAAACGTACATTGTAACACAGGATATTGAGCCACCCATAGTAGCTGGTAGTCTCCTGCGACAGTCCCTTGATCAAGTCATCACCTAACAAGTTTTCTCCGACGGGCAAATGGCCCTCCATCAGGTAATGCTCGGCGATGAAATGGGCGGCGCACGGGTGAAGTGAGCCGGCGAAAAAGGAGGACAGCACGAGGTAGAGCCAGGGGCGGATTCCGAAGAAATGGTACcagaggaggtggaagccAATAACACCGACGAGGTTGTAGAAATGCCACCTGGTAAAGGTCTGGGCACGAATAAAGCCGGGACGGATAGCGTAGAACAAGAGCTGGAACGTGGCGAAAAAGGTTTTGCCGGCGACATTGTTGAGCACCAAAGCCTCGAATCGGCTTGGAAGATCGGTATCGATACCGTCTTCGCCCAAAAATTTGTGATGCTCGATGTGGTAGCCTTTGAACGCCATGGCATAAGGGATACCGATTGAAAGATTGGCGATGATGGCAAGGCACTTGTTGGCCTTGATAGATTTCAATGCGAGGTTGTGGGTGATTTCGTGAATGGCGAGAAAGATGTTTTGGTTGGCTGTGCCTCCGACGACGTAGGCGGTAAGGAGCAcggggagggagagggtaTGGTGAGACTTGAGATAGAGAGAGAGCGACAGTTGCAGGCCGAGGACGGCAAAGACAAGAGGGAGCGTGGCGGGAGTGGGACCCATGAGCTTTCGGACCTGTTTTTGACGGATAAAGATTAGCCATGGACAGTCGTGCAGCTGGCTGCGACGAGGACTTACTTCTGGGTGGGCTTTCAGTATAGCAATACGCCTCGACCTATGGGGTTCTTCTGTAGTCATCCAGAGAAAGTCTGGGTACGGGTCGACGAAAGGCTCCTCGCTGGCATGGGTGTGCGAGTTGGTCTCGTCGGACGAGTCGTGTTCCCTGTCTGAGGGGTCGGCGGAGCTGAGGGCGGGGGAGGGCGGTGCGTGGCGGGAGCGGGGTGTCGCGTGGGGGGGGACCTCTGGGAAGACGACGGGGTCCATGGTGGGATGGgcgtggaggaagagtggaaagaagagatggagaagagaagatgcgATGGATAATTTCGCGAcgccgtcttcttcgctctctCCGTCCCCAGCCACAGCCCGCTCGATGGCGTCGCCCAGCTTCGTGCAGGAGCATGTCCCGTCGCTCGCTGCGCCGCTCGCCCGGCCGCACGTCACCCTCACCTGGGCCCAGTCCCTCGACAGCAAGATCGCCGGCGTCGCGGGGAAACGGGTCGTCCTCAGCGGCCCCGAAAGCATGCTCATGACACACCAGTCAGTCCTCCGCCGCACGCCGTCCACTCGCTGACACCGCCCAGCCTCAGAGCCATCCACGACGCCATCCTCGTCGGCGTGCACACCCTCGTCCTCGACGACCCCCGCCTCCAAAGTATACACCGTCTCTGGCCCTTGCAGCAAGCACTGACTCCTCGTTAGccaacctcctcccgcCCTCCCACGCctcgcccccgccccaGCCGCTCATCCTCGACCCGTCCCTCCGCTTCCCACTCACTTCGCGCATCCTGAACGAGTGGAACACGAAACCGGCCCTGCGTGGACGGACGCTGAAGCAGCCGTGGATCCTCTGCGGCCCAGACGTCTCCAGCGACAGAATCCACGAGGTCGAACAGGCCGGTGCGAGGGTTGTGCCCGTCCCGCTCGATCCCAATGGTGCGTTCAATGCAAAGAGGTCTTGATATCAAACAGGTCTCTCCGTGATTACCATGACTGACCGTGTCCGACGATTAACACCAGGTCGCATCCCTCCGTcgtcccttccttccatcttgaCCTCTCTCGGCCTCAGATCCGTCATGGTCGAAGGCGGCTCACGCGTTCTTTCCAGCTTTCTCCATACCCTCAAAAGAGACGATGGCAGTAAGCTTGTGGACAGCGTCGTGGTCACTGTCGCCCCGACGTTTATCGGTCAAGGCGTCGGTGTCGTTCCAGAGGCAGGTTCTCAGCTGTACAACCCGTTGTGTAATCTTTCTAACCTTTTTGTATTAGGGCGAAGACAAGGGCCTTCCAGGGCTCCAAACTGTACACACGGAGACGATGGGCAAGGACACTGTCATGGTCTGTACAGTCGACGTCGAATAATCCTCCCTTGAGATCTCGTGTGAATGATATCGCTCAGAAACCACAGTATTATGTATACATTATTGGCATATGTAACAAGCTACCAAAACCACACCAAAGCATACACGCTACCGGCCCAAGAATAGGAAAGAGcgtctctctctctctacAGGTCATAAACATCGTCAAACGTCTTGACATGACACATAATGTCCTTTTCGGCTGGTACCTTTCCCCATCTGTTTTCCCAAACAGCAGCATCTCAAAACTCCCAAGCACCCCCCGCCTACCCTATAGCCACTCCATGCACCGGCACATAATCCGAATCAATCTCACCAGGCTTCATGTTTTCCAACAGCTGCTGCATGAATTTGCTCTCAAAGCTCGAATTGGTAAACACCGTGACCAGCGAGTCGGCAGTGGTTCGCAGAATATTGGGCGCCAGCACCAGCGCTTTTCATTTCCGCCTGTCAGCTTTTGCTCTTTCCCTGAACGAGAATGAATGTAAAACGTACCGAGGTTCATTGGACCCatttttgtcttttccaCGACCGTTTCCTGTATAAACATTTGCACAAAGCTGACTACGAATACCAGCACCCTCCGGTTATAGACTGGCAGCTTTTGAACAATCTCGACCACTTGTCGATAATCCTTTGACGCGATGAGCGCATCATTGTACAGTGCTGTTGGGATCAGAGgttcttcaagctctcgTAGCCAGAGTTTGAAAAGGGAAGCTACCACATGAGGGTCACCGATACCTTTCTACTCTCGATGACAATCATTATCAGCAATCATTTTTATTTCTCTTGAAAAGGTAAACTTGCCAGCTGGTAGTGACCTCGATCCATCCGGCTTTTCAGCTCTGCCACACTATCTCCATCACCCGGAACCCTGAATATCCCTTCACTCCTTGTCCCGCCCAGTGCCAATATGCCATCGGCAAGAAAAGGCAGGATGACAGGCACTTTTAGTTGTGGGTATGATGTCTTTTGAAGATCCATGATTCGGACGAGGGATTCGCCGTATACCGACGGATAGAATGCTGCATCAGATGCGTGCTCAATCTCGCCAACAGTAAGCGGTTTTGCCCGACGACCTATAGTGGAGAATGTTTCGATTTTCGTCATGCAATCTATTTGCCATTTGTCGTCAGTTATTGATTCAAAAGAGGTTGAAAAGCTCTGCGACTTGCACTTTGCCATGACCCCAATCCCATCCGACTGATCATTCAAATGCTTTTCCAAAAAGTTCTTTACAAACGTCTCGAAATTCTTGCTAGGCCCAAAAGAATTGACAAACACGCAAAACAATTGGAACCCGAGCACCACAGAGTCACTACATGGCTTTTTCATCAGCATTGCTCTCTTCCGCTCCCCCCCCCCGGATAATGGAATCAACTTACTGGTCGGGGTTTTTGGTAAGCTGTTTGATGACCTGAGAATAAACCTCATccctcatctctccctGTGCCACACACACCTGGATCACCCATCGAATCTCTTCAAGCACCACCATTCGCTCGCCTCGGGATCCACCCCCATCCACAGTCCCACCGCCGCCGGCAAAGCCTTTAGGTatatcatcctcctttcgCTTTCCCTTGAGAGACAACTCGGCCAGCAGGGCTGAAGATCCGGCGTGTGAGGGTTTCGCACCTTCCACAGGGCGATCCCGTTCTCCCATCACATGCTGAATGACTTTGAAGCACGTCACTGCATCCTTTGAGAGCTGTTTGGACAGGACCAACAGCGGGGCAGTGGTAGGCTGTCGCTGCCATTCCATGATGCGTGATACGGGTACTTTGGTGCGAAACATGCCTGTACGCCGGATGGCAAAGTATTTTCGGGAAAAATCATCTGCTTGGAAAGCTTGGATCTGGGTGCTGATAtcaagtggaagaagaggatggagactTTGGCGAATGACATTTTAATTAGTTTCAAattgggaaaggggaaaaggaggcgCTTACCCTGTGCTGAGGCGTCTTGTCTCGACAGACGCTGGTTGTTCGACAAAGATCGGTTCAAGCGGCATGTCCTTGGGTAAAGCGCTAGTTGAAGCTGCCAGCATCGTCTCTCTCTGCCTTGTTGGTGACGGCTGTGTAAGCTCATCTGCCGGGCACCTTGTCAGCTCTACCCTTTTTTGACATACACTTTTAACATACTTTGAGTATGTGAAATCCCCAACCTCTCTACAGAtatactcttcttcatgttGGCTTTACTCTTcttatcctttttttccaaaGCTTTGGTCCTTCTTTTATCCCACCATCCACCATCAGATGTTCCTGAATTATCACTTTTATCAGCTTCGCTCCCCGTTCTCTCCTCAACCACAGATAACGGGTTTACAAGACTTGACAGGTTGGGGGCAGTCAACGATGTTGGCATCGATTTCCGTTTGGTGGGCGACGCGCTTGGCGAtgggggagagaggggagaATTGGGAAGACGGTTGAAAACGGACGCTGCGAAGAGTCCACGGGAGGGTGTACCGACGTCTGGGGTATGGACTGCAGTCACACTGGGGCTGCCCACTGATACAGATGGTGAGTAGAGGGGGACAGGAATGGTAGGTTTAGGCTGGCTTTTGCTGGGGGTGGCTGCTGGCTGGGTAGTATAAGACCGTTCGCGCGAAGGCGTTGAAGGGCTGTGGATACGGGTATTCGGGAGGGAGGGTTTGTGTACAGGCGATCGTGCGGGCAGAGCGTTACGCTGAACAAGGACGGACATTAGATTGATATGGACGCATAAGCATGGAGAGACATGCCTGAATCAAACCGAGGGGGATGACAAAGGCATTGCCGCGAGGTCTTGTCCACTGTGTCTTTCCAGTCAGAGTATCTGGTTGAGTGAACAGGTGTGGGTGTTAAAACATGCCGGCGGTCAGCGTCGTTTTTTCCTCACCATCGACCGATGGAGACGCACTGTAGTAATACGACCTGTTGTTGCGGGTCGAGTCTGCTAGTTCCCACCATTCACCGTCTGGTGATCTCGGGACGCTGCGGCATACAGTGTCAGGCGCCGCGGATGACCACGCAGCGGGGATGCGACTCACACAAACGCTCCGACCGGTGGATCCCAGCTGCACTGTCCGGATGCAGGGCAGGCGAAGAATACATGCTGCGTCTATGCAACGAGCTGCTGTCAGCGCCGGGCGTCACGGTGTCCGGCGCCACGGAACTCACCAGGGGGTCCGCCAAGGTGACCCAGAACTGCAGGCTCCATCCCAGCGCGGGGTCTTTGCACGTCGCCAGCGCGTCTTCCACAGCGGGTGCTGCGCAGCTGCGAGTGCCAGACGCCCTCGACGGCGGCCGGAGAGTCATGGGCGGGCCGCTTAGCGCGGGCGCACGCAAGAAGGAGGCCATGTTTTGTCTCGCCGACTCTCGCGGGACCAAACTAGCCGGAAACAGCCAGGCACCCGTGCCTAGGCGCGGCATCGCTCGCGTGGCGCGTCTCGCTCAAATTATTGCACtgccctcttccttcctccttccttcctccatccttcctcctcccccttccttcctcccaccCCGCTCCATCCCTTCGCCACCGCTTGTTCGCCACCCGCCATGCCCTCTAGACCCCCCAACAAACCACTCTACACCCCGCGACCGCCGCCAGGCATCAGAAGGAAACTCTGGGAATGGTCGTGAGTCCTGCCGTCCCCGTCTCCGTCCCCGTCCCCGCTCCGCTCTGACTCCGATCCCTTGACTTGCAGCACTAAATTCGAGTGCACCTTTGCACTCTCCATGATGCAGCCGTGGGAAAAGGCGGTCATCTGTAAGCCTCTACTATCACTTTTTCACGGCTCGTTACTCACAACCCATCCACGCCACAGGGTCGACCTTGACAATCAtcaccctcctcttctggtTCTCCGTTTACACCTACCTCCCCGCCCACCTCGCCTACCTCTCGCGACGATACGCGTACTATGTTTATGGCGACGAAGCCGCCCACCTCGACTACTTTGTCCCTAGAGTCGGCGAGTGGGTTGGAGGCCATGTCGTGAGGGGCATCGGTGAAGTACGAAAAGGCATGGGTCTCGCCGCTGGAGGCAGGGTCGAACTGTAGACTGGAAGCCAACTGTTCGTGGCTCGCAATGTTCTGCAGGGTGAATCGCGGTCTGTGAATCGTTAGGTCTGCTAGTCCGTCTGGGAATTTTTTGGATATAGTGTTCCTTCATTGTATGTTCCGTATGTCACACGCCTAATGTATTCACATTCTCTTGTACGGATATCTTTTGCTGCTGACGATAACTATACATGTGCTCGTGGACATACTACCCTTAATCGTACCAGACTTTGTTTACAGTTTGGACTGCCCGGCAACAGGTGCTGCAGGTTGCGTCTTGCTGGGCTGGCTGATCCTAGCATCAATCC
This genomic interval carries:
- a CDS encoding diaminohydroxyphosphoribosylaminopyrimidine deaminase, putative, which gives rise to MASPSFVQEHVPSLAAPLARPHVTLTWAQSLDSKIAGVAGKRVVLSGPESMLMTHHLRAIHDAILVGVHTLVLDDPRLQTNLLPPSHASPPPQPLILDPSLRFPLTSRILNEWNTKPALRGRTLKQPWILCGPDVSSDRIHEVEQAGARVVPVPLDPNGRIPPSSLPSILTSLGLRSVMVEGGSRVLSSFLHTLKRDDGSKLVDSVVVTVAPTFIGQGVGVVPEGEDKGLPGLQTVHTETMGKDTVMVCTVDVE
- a CDS encoding fatty acid desaturase, putative; its protein translation is MDPVVFPEVPPHATPRSRHAPPSPALSSADPSDREHDSSDETNSHTHASEEPFVDPYPDFLWMTTEEPHRSRRIAILKAHPEVRKLMGPTPATLPLVFAVLGLQLSLSLYLKSHHTLSLPVLLTAYVVGGTANQNIFLAIHEITHNLALKSIKANKCLAIIANLSIGIPYAMAFKGYHIEHHKFLGEDGIDTDLPSRFEALVLNNVAGKTFFATFQLLFYAIRPGFIRAQTFTRWHFYNLVGVIGFHLLWYHFFGIRPWLYLVLSSFFAGSLHPCAAHFIAEHYLMEGHLPVGENLLGDDLIKGLSQETTSYYGWLNILCYNVGYHNEHHDFPSVPWTRLPELHRIAHEFYDPLPSHASWPYVTWKFITDPSVGMWCRAKREGKGERLHESIWVDGSRHVSGKGEDGMDEEEERGYASDRDEQMKKKKT